One stretch of Pseudoramibacter sp. DNA includes these proteins:
- a CDS encoding 5'-methylthioadenosine/adenosylhomocysteine nucleosidase, whose amino-acid sequence MIGIIAAMPEEAAAFEKWMEGTEKSTHAGLELVTGRIGGADVVLAVSGIGKVNGARCTQMLIDYFGASPILTFGVAGGIADGLDFGEVVISEDAAAYHFEPDKTGFVPTDVPFQNRTVYPADPALIACAERAARRLKLKARTGRVLTDDGVVADSRLKKALKDKMGGACVEMEGAAVAQTAEASGVPWLIVRGISDLADEHMAGTYDNYYAGAIAAAAATAVAVCLETADNQ is encoded by the coding sequence ATGATCGGCATTATTGCAGCCATGCCCGAAGAGGCAGCGGCTTTTGAAAAATGGATGGAAGGAACGGAAAAGAGCACCCACGCCGGCCTCGAGCTGGTCACCGGCAGAATCGGCGGCGCCGACGTTGTGCTGGCGGTGTCCGGCATCGGCAAAGTGAACGGCGCCCGGTGCACCCAAATGCTCATCGACTACTTCGGCGCCTCTCCGATACTGACCTTCGGGGTCGCCGGGGGCATCGCCGACGGCCTGGATTTCGGCGAAGTGGTCATCAGCGAAGACGCGGCGGCCTATCACTTTGAGCCGGACAAAACCGGCTTTGTGCCAACCGACGTGCCCTTCCAGAACCGCACGGTGTATCCGGCCGATCCGGCCCTCATCGCTTGTGCGGAAAGAGCGGCCAGGCGCCTGAAGCTCAAGGCCAGAACCGGCCGGGTCCTCACCGACGACGGGGTCGTGGCGGATTCCCGGCTGAAAAAGGCGTTAAAGGACAAAATGGGTGGCGCCTGCGTCGAAATGGAAGGGGCTGCCGTGGCCCAGACCGCAGAAGCCAGCGGCGTGCCGTGGCTCATCGTCCGGGGCATCTCCGACCTGGCCGACGAACACATGGCAGGCACTTACGACAATTATTACGCCGGGGCCATTGCCGCGGCCGCAGCGACGGCGGTGGCGGTGTGCCTCGAAACAGCAGACAATCAATAG
- the alr gene encoding alanine racemase gives MNEEEIKYSSESAGSAKVGGEDVEFDALGIKVPVPAHRPTWAEIDLDHAVLNLQAIKKRVGPGAKIIAVVKADAYGHGIEMTQTLQDEGVDMMAVAFLDEAIALRQKGIDRCDIMILGLTAKDEIPDLVEWDIQPAVDSLDFARALSEYNVKNGTTTRIHVKVDTGMGRIGFRWDEAVPAITEMANLPGIELYGLFTHFATADEKDKTFTELQMKRYLDVVRGLKANGIDIPLKHVENSAAIVDFGKTVFNAVRPGIILYGLYPSDEVKKENLKLRPVMTFKTTVMHLKTIHAGDSCGYGRKFIADSDRKIATLAVGYADGYTRMLSGKGAEVYVKGHRAPVVGNICMDQCTVDVTDVPDVAVGDEVELFGPHIPVEELADKLGTINYELVCMVNKRVPRLYKFMGDEHLEVEILNDGFYGSL, from the coding sequence ATGAACGAAGAAGAGATCAAATACAGCAGCGAATCGGCGGGCAGCGCCAAAGTCGGCGGCGAAGACGTGGAATTTGACGCCCTGGGCATCAAGGTGCCTGTGCCGGCCCACCGGCCCACCTGGGCGGAAATCGACCTGGACCACGCCGTCCTCAACCTCCAGGCCATCAAGAAGCGGGTCGGCCCCGGGGCGAAGATCATCGCCGTGGTGAAGGCCGACGCCTACGGCCACGGCATCGAAATGACCCAGACCCTCCAGGACGAAGGGGTGGACATGATGGCGGTGGCCTTCCTCGACGAAGCCATCGCCCTGCGCCAGAAGGGCATCGACCGGTGCGACATCATGATTCTGGGCCTCACCGCCAAAGATGAAATCCCGGACCTCGTGGAATGGGACATCCAGCCGGCGGTGGATTCCCTGGACTTCGCCCGGGCCCTGTCTGAATACAATGTCAAAAACGGCACCACCACCCGCATTCACGTCAAGGTGGACACGGGCATGGGGCGCATCGGCTTCCGCTGGGACGAAGCGGTGCCGGCCATCACCGAAATGGCGAACCTGCCGGGGATCGAACTCTACGGCCTGTTCACCCATTTTGCCACGGCCGACGAAAAGGACAAGACCTTCACTGAACTTCAGATGAAGCGCTATCTCGACGTGGTCCGGGGCCTCAAGGCAAACGGCATCGACATCCCCTTAAAGCACGTGGAAAACTCCGCGGCTATCGTGGACTTCGGCAAGACCGTGTTCAACGCCGTGCGCCCGGGGATCATCCTCTACGGGCTGTACCCGTCGGATGAAGTCAAGAAAGAAAACCTCAAGCTGCGCCCGGTCATGACCTTCAAGACCACGGTCATGCACCTAAAGACGATCCACGCCGGGGATTCCTGCGGCTACGGCCGGAAGTTCATCGCCGACAGCGACCGGAAAATCGCGACTTTGGCCGTAGGCTACGCCGACGGCTACACCCGGATGCTCTCGGGCAAAGGCGCCGAAGTGTATGTGAAAGGCCACCGCGCGCCGGTGGTGGGCAACATCTGCATGGACCAGTGCACCGTGGACGTCACCGACGTGCCGGACGTGGCGGTGGGGGACGAAGTGGAACTCTTCGGGCCCCACATCCCCGTGGAAGAACTGGCCGACAAGCTCGGGACCATCAACTACGAACTGGTGTGCATGGTCAACAAGCGGGTGCCCCGCCTCTACAAATTTATGGGAGATGAACACCTGGAAGTGGAAATCTTAAACGACGGCTTCTACGGAAGTCTTTAA